One Rattus rattus isolate New Zealand chromosome 12, Rrattus_CSIRO_v1, whole genome shotgun sequence genomic window carries:
- the Ggact gene encoding gamma-glutamylaminecyclotransferase has translation MTHIFVYGTLKRGQPNHKVMLDQSHGLATFRGRGCTVESFPLVIAGEHNIPWLLHLPGTGHCVAGEIYEVDEQMLRFLDDFEGCPSMYQRTALQVRVLEWEGAGGPGDSVQCFVYSTATYAPEWLFLPYHTSYDSEGPHGLRYNPRENR, from the coding sequence ATGACCCACATCTTCGTGTATGGCACCCTGAAGCGGGGCCAGCCCAACCACAAAGTCATGCTGGACCAGTCACATGGCTTAGCCACCTTCCGAGGCCGGGGCTGCACAGTTGAGTCCTTCCCACTGGTGATTGCGGGCGAGCACAACATACCTTGGCTGCTGCACCTGCCAGGCACGGGCCATTGCGTGGCAGGTGAGATCTATGAGGTGGATGAGCAGATGTTGCGCTTCCTGGATGACTTCGAAGGCTGCCCCAGCATGTACCAGCGTACAGCCCTGCAGGTGCGGGTGCTGGAGTGGGAGGGTGCTGGAGGCCCTGGGGACAGTGTTCAGTGCTTCGTGTACAGTACAGCCACCTATGCACCCGAGTGGCTGTTTCTTCCCTACCATACAAGCTATGATTCTGAGGGCCCACACGGGCTCCGCTACAACCCCCGGGAAAACAGGTGA